Genomic segment of Phaenicophaeus curvirostris isolate KB17595 chromosome 26, BPBGC_Pcur_1.0, whole genome shotgun sequence:
TGCCTATGACTTTGGTGGTGCAGTTGCCAATTTTTCTGGCGGCAGCTTAAGCGAGGGGTTCCTTGGGAAGCAGCTGAGCACCGGCAGCGCTGCTGGTGGGAGCTTTGGAGCTACCCAGAGGGCTTGTTCTACCCTTGGATTCAACGGTGGAGGCATCTGCACGCGAGGCGTTGGTGGTGGTTTCACCAGGGCTGGTTGCAGTGATGGGATCTTATTTGCTAACAATGAAAAGGCGACGATGCAGAACCTCAACGACCGCCTGGCCTCCTACCTGGACAAGGTGCGTCTCCTGGAGAGTGACAACGCCGACCTTGAGTGCAAGATCAGGGAGTGGTACGCCAAGGTAGGGCCCAGCTGTGAACCACGGGACTACAGCTGCTTCCATAAGGAAATCGAAGACCTTCAAAACCAGGTAAAACAttgtttttcaagaaaatcCTAATATTTCATTGGGCTTTGCTTTCATGGGCGGACAGACCAATGCTGAGGGGCAGAGGTAATATCTCTGGCTGTGCCCATGAAGTGATAGTTTATATGAAATAGAGGGTTTGAGGGAGGAGGATGCTGTATTTGCAGAGAACTGGGGTTTCAGCCCAGCCTGTTCCACCATGCTGGCACGTGGGTTTCCTCAgtgtaatcacagaatggtttgggttggaagggaccacgaaggtcatctagtccaatccccctgcagtaagcagggacacctcccactggatcagggactccaagccccatccaacctggccttgaacccctccagggatggggcagccaccactgctctgggcaacctgggccagggcctccccaccctcagcgaaacacatttcttcctaagatctagtctaaacttctcctctttcagtttaaaaccattaccccttgtcctattgctactgGCATTGCTAAAAAGTTTTCCTCACCATATGCCTTCTGACTGATTAATAATCCCAATATGTGGAATCACTACAAAATAAGCAGGTTGCTCTACCCCCAGCAGATGTTTCCTCCAGGGCCTCCTGTAGCCAGAGGAAGCCACAAGCCCgaatctctctcctttctttttcagatcCTGTGTGCAGCCATGGAGACTAATAAAATCCTTCTGAACATTGATAACAACAGGATGACTGCTGATGACTTCAGAGTGAAGTGAGTATGGTCCCGTGCTGGCCAGAGGGCCTCACGCTGCCCATGGAAGGGTCGGTGAGCAGTGGTGACGGGGGAATCCTAACACTCTGCTTGTTGTGCTGCTGGATGGAAGCGCAGATCTCTGTGAAAGGCGAGGGTATCGGTGATGATGTTCACGGCATTGCACGTCTCAAGTGAAAGAACCTGGTCTTAAGTTGTTTCCCTCACAAACTCAACTCCAGGGTTTGCCGTGGTTCTCTGACACACTGACCTCTCTTTGTTGCTCAAGGTATGAGACTGAATGTGGTCTCCGGCAAAATGTGGATGCAGATATTTGCAACTTGCGCCCTGTCCTGGATCAGCTGGCCAGCTGCAAGACCGACCTGCAGCTGCAGTGCGAGGCTCTGACTGAAGAGATGTGCTGCCTCAAGACAAACCACGAGGAGGTTAGATTGTCCCTTACCcttagaaaaataagaagaaaaacgAAGGGAAGTCCCTCGAGTGTGAATATTATTGATGTCGTGCACACATTCCCTGCAGGAAATGAGCTGTCTGAGGAAACAGGCGACTGGAGATGTGAGCGTGGAGGTCAACGCCTGCCCTGGCCCAGACCTGCGGAAGATCCTGGAGGATCTGAGGTGCCAGTATGAAACGCTGATGGAGCGCAACCGCAAAGAGACTGAGCAGTGGTATGCCTGCAAGGTACTACATGCTTGCAGAGCTGTTCCCTGCTCTGCCTgttgggggaaaaagggaaaaaagagagattaaGAACACTTAGTGGAGATGTCTTCATATCAGTAATGCTGTCATGGGTGTGCTCAGCATCAACCACCCACTTCCAGTGCTCTTCTGTTCACAGCAGAGGGGCTACCACACAGTGTTACAGGGCCACAAGAGAATCAATGGTGGGGGTTCAGATTTGGAAATACTCAGGTTCACTTCAGGGTGTGCACAAGCAGGGGAACAAAGCCCCTGGCACAAGGAGATGTTGTGGAGAGGTGAGGACAGGGATGCTCTTTTCTAACTTTGCAGATGGAGGAGGTGAATCTGGAGGTTATCACAAGCAGCCAGGAGATTGAGTCAAGCAACAAACAGGTCACCGAGCTGAAACGTCAGCTGCAGGCCTTGGAAATCAATGTACAAGCCCAGCTCACCATGGTAAGTGATGCCACTACGATTCACAGCTCAGAGTCcccatctctcttctttttagGAAGCTGTATGGCCAGAGATGTACCAGTAGCCAGATGGGCTAAGTTTGCACCATGCCCAGGTACCTTTGTGTTGTTcccatttcagaaagaaaacctggAATCCTCTTTGGCAGAAACCGAGTGTCGCTACAACAAATACCTGGCCGAGCTGCAGAGCCAGATCTCCTGCGTGGAGCAGCGGCTGGCTGAAATCCGAGCAGAAATGGAGTGCCAGAACCAGGAATACAAGACCCTCCTGGATGTCAAATGCCGCCTGGAGCAGGAGATTCAGACCTACCACTGCTTGCTGGAGGGGGGACAGCACGACATCATGTACGCAGGCTACAGGCAGACCCGGGCACAGTAACATCTCCATGCTTTGACTTACAGGGAGATGAAAATTCCTGATGCAAAGGGTAAAAGCAACACTGTGGTGAGGAACCAGTACCGACCTGTTACCAGGCAGGGCCTGTTAGCAAACCACGAGGTATATGAGGATTTGGCTCTGATAAATGTTCAAAGTGCCAGCCAGGGATCGTTTATCCCTCTTGGGCCAGGGAGGGCAGTCAGGAGAGGCCCCTGAGCTGTCCCAGCAGCATCGCGGCTCGATGAAGGGCGGTTTGCAGGGTGAGCTGGGCAAGGTGTGTTATAAACGCTGTCATTTAACTTTATTGGCTTTGCCACAGCCAGACAGGATTAGGGACTGGCTGTTAAATTAACTGAAACAATAAATTATCCAAATGCATTCAGATTCACATaacaattttaattaaagtttgGGGAAATTTAATTTGTATGCAAAGCAGTTggctcttcccctcctcccattGACTGAGGTTTTGAAACAGCGAGACACACTGCTCATCTCATCAATGGGTGCAGACGCACGACCGGCCTGGGCACCTGCCTGCTCCAACAGTTTGGAAAATGGGTTATTTTAATGGTGGTGCCctgagctgggctcttctggaCTCTCCAATCTTACAGCAGTAAATGAAAAATCAGGTTTTGTCCCCAAAATGCTGGTTGCAATGGTTGAAATGACACTGGTGGAGCTGGTTTTGGAGCCTTGTGTAAACACGAGAGTGTCAAGATAGAAAAGCAaccagcaggcaggatggaggATGTGCAGTTGCTGCTCTTAGTGATTCTCATGGTTTGAAAGGGAAATGGCCAGTAGCAACTGAAGAGCATAACAGAaccgtggaatggtttggattggaacaggtcttaaagcccatccagtcccacccctgctatgggcagggacacctccactggatcaggggctccaagccccatccaacctggcctcgaacccctccagagatggggcagccacctctgctctgggcaacctgagcagTTCCCCAGGGACAGCTACGAGTGGCTGCAGGTGTCCAGGGTGGGCATGTCAGGGCCTTGGTTACCAGCGCTGTCTCCTCTCCACAGAGGGCCAGTGGGAAGAGGAGTCCCTGCGACGTCGGCCGGAAGAAGCGGTGGGCTTAAAGCTGGTCTGTGTCAGCCGTGTCTGCCCTAAGCTTGGGCGCTCTGGGTGAGGATGCGGCATGCGAGGGGTCCTCTGGGAGTCTGTGAGTGTGACCGGGAGCTGCTGCTTTAGTCCTGCTGGGAAAGAGGACGCCGAGAGATCTCCAGGCTTTTCTGGGTTATGaagaggggttgggggtgggcTCTGATTCCTGGAGAGAGGCAGTGCAGGGAGACAGCTCTGCAAGATCACAGTTGTGACTGTTGGTGGTAGAGCACGGGGATCGGTCAGGCTGTGgtagagggatggggagggatggagctATGGGACATTTATAAACCAACGcatagaaaacatttcagaCACTGGGGGCTGCTGGTGTTTAAATAGGAGCTTCAGCACAACACAGAAATATGGGACTGGCAGGGGGACTCAAAGTCAGCCACGAGTCTTTGACCAAGTATCTAAAATTAAGCAAGCTAGGAAGAAGATGGAAGAGAAGGATCAGCACAGAGCAAGAGGGATGTAAGAGAAAGCCAAGGGGGTGTGGGAAGGAGCCCCCTGACAACGCAACGCTTCCTGCTCTTCCCCAGCAGGGCTCTGCGGAGAAGAGAGCTTCCCTGTCAGCCCCACTGCACACCCCCTCAAGGAGGTCTCTTGAAGAACAAACCCTATGGAAAAAACAACGCAAAACCAGCCTGACAGTTCTCAGTTCTGCTTATGGCACCGGTCGGGAGGGGCTCTGCAGGGTGGCTGCCTTCCACCACCCACACTGCCTGCTGCCTTCATCCTCTGATGCTGCTTCAATCCACGGGGCTTCACCCGGGCAAAGCTGCTCTGCCGCCAGTCCTATATCACCAAAGCTTGTCTCTAATAAAACTTTCCTGCCACTTCTGCCGCAGCCTTGACCCTGAGAAATGATTTCTATAAGTAAATGAATATCCAAGTGTTAATGCAGATAGTTGTATTTCTCTTACACCTTTGGTTAGAAGTTTTCCTCTGATCTAGGGCCACAAAGCAACCtctacaagggaaaaaaagacagggaATGTTCCAAACTGCCACGCGGCTCCTGTGTGGAATCGAGGGGTGGTGATGGAggggcagctggaggagggTGGAGGGAAGAGAGCGGCTGAGGCTGTGGAAATGGACAGTTGCTACCAGAGGAGGAAGCATAAGCTAAGACatgaaacagaggaaagaaacactCAGGGAGGCTGGACAGAGCGCAGGGAAGGAGTTTCAAGGCAGTCTGACTGATGGTCTTCTGTGGAAAGAGACTTCTGGGTGAAAATCAAGTTTTCATTAAAGTAGGTGTGTgctaatataatataatatcatataatataatatatagtaCTATACACAACACTTTTGAGTTGTTATGAATGCGCAGTAACAGGATAAAATCAAGAACAACAAGTTTTCCCGTCTAATCCTGAAGCAGTAACACTGAGAGCCAGGCTCTGCTGGGCTCGGCACACCCTTCTGGTGGAGCAAAACAATTCCCACAGAAAATGCTAAATAAAGCATCTCTAAATGGATTTTTCAAAAAGGTGAACAGGAAGAACCAGCTGGCAATGTGGGAAGATAAAAGGGTGAGACAAATTAATATGTGGGAGAGAATGTTTTTACAAGTAAGATACaataaacagacagaaaaaaaaaaaagatactgggATTTTATTACCACAGAGAGAGGAATTACAAAGACATTGAGGAACACAACTGCACTTTGCTGCTTGTGCAAGCAGAGACTGGAGATCAGCCTGGCCCTGTTGTGTTTAAAGACTGTGCCAAGCAGGTTGGGAGCCTCGCTCCTCACTCCGTGGCTCCATCAGCCTCTTTCTctaaggagctggtggatggggctcggagctcaagctccctggaggggctcagcCTCCCCTCTGGGCAGCGGCCTCTCCTCTGTCTCTGCCTGGATAACAGACCCAGGTTCACCTTGTGAGCGTAATTGCTCTAGTGAGCTTGTGGACAAGGCTCTGAGTTAAATACTTTCTCTACCAAGTTCTGTatctcctctctctgcagcACTAATTGCTCCGCGCGTTGCAGTATTATTTAACCTGCCCCAGTGTTTACACCTCTAAGGTCACAGCATTAAGTGCAGGGCAGAAATAAAATGATGCCTTCCCTGCCACATGAGTTCATGAGCTGGACAGAGATGGGAAGTGACTGTGGAACCAGCtcaggaggagatggggaagagAAGATAAATGAAATGCAGAGTACGCAGCGCATGGGACAACAGGACATAGACTGCAGGGAAACCTCTGTCAGGTTCCACACACACAGCTGTAAGagctccttctctcctcttctaATGTGCAAATCTTGCCAAGCAAGAATGACTGAGTGTCTCAAAGACaggcaggggctgaggggatAAGACTGGGAGAGGAATCTAAGGATGCAAAGAGCAAGGGCAGGTGCCCCAGAGGGAAGAGGGGGTGTTCCATCAGCATtctgtctggaaagcagaaGCTGTTGGCATCACGACCAGCAGCTGTGGATGAAACGCCTGGTGATCACTCCAGCACATATCGTGTCTGTCTTATATAGACAGCAGACACATGGGAATTACAACACCATCCGAGAAATCCCTGAGGAGTGAACATACCAGAGGTTTAAGACACcagtgaagaaacagaagaaaacaaccaGGTTTGCAAATTACCACTGCTGGAAATCAGCCACGAGTTAAGGACGGGACAGCACTGCACAATTACACCTGATTACAGGCACTGCACATTTTTAATAGTAGGTCATACTCTGATGTGATATATAAACTGTAATTTCTCTAGAAAAGTCTGTTCTATAAAATGCACAGACAGCTAGAGTCTCACTCACACCCACAGCAACTGTCTGTGGGGGCTGGATTTTTGTTTGCTGGCTTGTGTAACATGAAGAATTATACAGATAAGTAAACTGCTACAGTAATCAAGCAGGACATTTCTCAGCTGAGTACACTGAATAATATAATTTAAactgttggaaaaaaacacatattGAAAGCGTATTGAAATTAAATTTAGTTCAACtatgaaataaagacaaaaggaaggtgccccagggggctctggcTGCCCACCCCACTGGCTGCCTGGCTCTGTTACACCACTGTCTGGTATAgaatagaatcacggaatggtttgggttggaagggacctcaaagcccacccagtcccacccctgccatgggcagggacacctcccactggaccaggggctccaagccccatccaacctggccttgaacccctccagggatggggcactggACAATCTGcaaccagggcctccccaccctcacagggaaacatttcttcctgagatctcatctcagtctcctctctttCGGCTTAAAACCACTCCCCTCATCTTGTCCCTGCACACCGTGAtcaaaagtctctccccagctttcccacaCCCCCCCTTTATCTGTAACTGAGTGCAGGAAGCACTGAATACTCCAGCTCTGTTGTGACCCATGTGGCTCTGCCAGCACCCAATTGCAGGCTAAAACCTTGCTTTCCCCCCACCCCGTACGAGTGAAATCGCTGCCGTTCCCTTCTCCCATCACTATTCCCATCTCACCCAATACAAATTCTCTCACACTCTTCTTTCCCATGACAATCATTAGTGCTTCCACAGATGCAAATACTGGACAGTCTGGGTCTACTGGCATCGTCTGGAAGGCGCTGGAAGGAAATTAAACCCCCGCACAAGACAAATCGGGGAAGATAGGGACCTTCAGTAGGAAGAAATGTGGTTCTGTCCTCCTCTGCATTTCACTGCACTTCTACTTCATCACTAGCAAATCTTCAGGGCTGGTTTGAAGAGGTGAACAGTCAgcaagaaagaaactgaaacagaGTAATCGCCTTGGTGTCTGAGGCATATTTAAGACTGAGAATGATGCTGTTACCAAGCTCATTGTGATAATTATTTCACTTGCCTTACAGGAATTTTGCTAAATGTGGTGGTATGAGCCAGTGACTCATTGGCCAGAGAAATGTCACGGTGTGCATTTGAGAGATGGGAGCATGAGGTCTGGAGCCAGCTCAGTATCACATCAAAGAAGTGCTTAATAAGTGATGCCTAATGGCTATTATGCAAATTATTAATGGTAATTACAAGTGACAAGATAAAATCATATTCCAGTGTGGTTGCACAAACATCACTGAGGCAATGCTTATGAAAGCAAAGTTCTGTCGGATTAGACACACCCTCCTTGTAGTTGACACAAGGAAACATTATCACTTTTGATAAGCAAAGCAAGCAGAGAGTGGAAGAGTCAGGCTGGCACGCTGCAAAATGCTGTGCCAGATCCAGTTCCTACATAAAGAGACTCCGCTGcccacatcacagaatcaaggagtggtttggcttggaagggaccttaaagcccatccagtcccacccctgccatgggcagggccacctcccactggatcaggggctccaagccccatccaacctggccttgaacccctccagggatggggcagccacccctgctctgggcaacctgggccagggcctccccaccctcacaggaaaacatttcttcctgagatctcatctcaatctctcctttttcagctcaaaactgttccccctcatccaaTCCCTGCACTCCATGAGCGTCATCATCCCCTGAGAATGCAGCATCCTCCCGCCTCCTCTATCACTGTGGGTCAGTATTTACCCTTGTGACCTCACGGGCCACTTGCAGATCTCTTGGCTTTTCCGTAATGCCCACAAGGCTTTACAGCCTTTGCCCAGCCACGGTGCTGAGATCACTGCTAATCCCGCTGGCTCACAGCCTGTCATCGCTTCCTGGACTTCCACCTGTAGGAAACCATTTGTTCCTTCTGTCTTACACTTCAGTTGTAAATCCTTCTGGGTCGTCTTTATGTCTTAGACTTGCGCAGTCCTTTCCTACGCAGAGT
This window contains:
- the LOC138731210 gene encoding keratin, type I cytoskeletal 19-like; translated protein: MSCAVRQVITTCSQGRNSTGSSAAGGAIKVSSASSGRHAAYDFGGAVANFSGGSLSEGFLGKQLSTGSAAGGSFGATQRACSTLGFNGGGICTRGVGGGFTRAGCSDGILFANNEKATMQNLNDRLASYLDKVRLLESDNADLECKIREWYAKVGPSCEPRDYSCFHKEIEDLQNQILCAAMETNKILLNIDNNRMTADDFRVKYETECGLRQNVDADICNLRPVLDQLASCKTDLQLQCEALTEEMCCLKTNHEEEMSCLRKQATGDVSVEVNACPGPDLRKILEDLRCQYETLMERNRKETEQWYACKMEEVNLEVITSSQEIESSNKQVTELKRQLQALEINVQAQLTMKENLESSLAETECRYNKYLAELQSQISCVEQRLAEIRAEMECQNQEYKTLLDVKCRLEQEIQTYHCLLEGGQHDIIGPVGRGVPATSAGRSGGLKAGLCQPCLP